From one Balaenoptera acutorostrata chromosome 6, mBalAcu1.1, whole genome shotgun sequence genomic stretch:
- the LOC103016893 gene encoding N-acetyllactosaminide alpha-1,3-galactosyltransferase-like 1, which translates to MVSTDTDHREMATAAEQWDQEAGEPQLSDWFNPKKRPDVITTTDWLAPVIWEGTYNRQVLEKYYKRLNITMGLAVICAPRKFSARNLQEFIQSANKYFIVGYNVIFYILLDSFSKLPPIVLGPLRTFKVFLVIKENIWEDLHFTYMKNLLDYIITHIQHEVNFLFIMTANQIFKDDFGVETLGKSVAQLSAWWYFKNGKAFPYERRCKSAAFIPFEEEDFYYHSAIFGGTVQEVLNLLKVYQKGAIQDTENRLTSTYEHHLNKYIFIKKPTKLLSPEYHWDPSFRTPPQIKSVKVPWQSKSV; encoded by the exons GGATCAAGAAGCAGGAGAACCTCAGCTCTCAGACTGGTTTAATCCTAA AAAACGTCCTGATGTAATAACAACAACTGACTGGCTTGCTCCAGTCATATGGGAAGGAACTTACAATAGACAGGTCCtggaaaaatattacaaaaggcTGAACATTACCATGGGCTTGGCTGTAATATGTGCTCCCAGAAA GTTTTCAGCTCGGAACTTGCAAGAGTTCATCCAATCTGCTAATAAGTACTTTATCGTTGGCTACAATGTTATCTTTTACATCTTGCTGGATAGCTTCTCCAAGCTGCCTCCCATAGTGTTAGGTCCCCTTCGaacatttaaagtatttttggtgatcaaagaaaatatatgggaAGACTTACATTTCACATACATGAAGAACTTACTTGACTACATCATAACACACATCCAGCATGAAGTCAACTTTCTCTTCATTATGACTGCAAACCAGATCTTCAAGGATGACTTTGGAGTGGAAACCCTGGGAAAATCTGTAGCTCAACTTAGTGCATGgtggtattttaaaaatggtaaagctTTCCCTTATGAGAGAAGATGTAAATCAGCAGCTTTCATCCCTTTTGAAGAGGAAGATTTCTATTACCATAGTGCAATTTTTGGTGGCACAGTCCAGGAGGTTTTAAACCTCCTTAAAGTATATCAGAAAGGAGCTATTCAAGACACCGAAAATAGACTTACCAGCACATATGAACACCAcctaaacaaatatatttttattaagaaaccCACTAAATTATTATCACCAGAATACCATTGGGATCCAAGTTTTAGAACTCCTCCACAAATTAAATCTGTTAAGGTACCATGGCAGTCAAAAAGTGTTTGA